A window from Zingiber officinale cultivar Zhangliang chromosome 7A, Zo_v1.1, whole genome shotgun sequence encodes these proteins:
- the LOC121999325 gene encoding RING-H2 finger protein ATL5-like has product MRATIISFLFIVLLVVMLHLYARYLAAHEALGGRERVAALLGGAAASGGDMTAAGQRDGVLSGLPGLDTATIAGLPAFVYHGGGGEVAAECAVCLGATEEGERVRMLPNCGHVFHVGCIDTWLRVHSTCPLCRRNADPSNKEAVESTPPPPPAAAHGVEEGTENPNPISLIA; this is encoded by the coding sequence ATGCGCGCCACCATCATCTCCTTCTTATTCATCGTTCTCCTCGTCGTCATGCTTCACCTCTACGCCCGCTACCTCGCGGCCCACGAGGCCCTCGGCGGCCGAGAGCGCGTCGCCGCCCTGTTGGGAGGCGCCGCCGCCTCCGGGGGTGATATGACCGCGGCGGGACAGAGAGACGGAGTCCTCTCCGGTTTGCCAGGCCTCGACACTGCCACCATCGCGGGGCTTCCGGCCTTCGTCTACCACGGCGGAGGCGGCGAGGTGGCGGCGGAGTGCGCGGTCTGCCTTGGCGCTACGGAGGAGGGGGAGCGGGTGAGGATGCTGCCCAACTGCGGCCACGTATTCCACGTGGGCTGCATCGACACCTGGCTCAGGGTCCACTCGACGTGCCCCCTCTGCCGGCGCAATGCTGACCCGAGCAATAAGGAGGCCGTCGAGTcaacgccgccgccgccgccagcaGCAGCGCATGGCGTGGAAGAAGGGACAGAGAATCCGAATCCGATTAGTCTAATTGCTTAA